A stretch of DNA from Desulfosarcina ovata subsp. ovata:
CAGATCTTCCGTTACAGTAACTATTTGTTTTTGATGTTTTATTATGAATGCATTCACATTTAAACATATGACGTTTAAACACTATGCAGAATCCGTACCCAAAATGGGAGAAAGATGACTCCACATCGAACTTTCCTTGTATATTCCATGCCTATCCGGATGTTGCACACAACTTCAAAAGATACTCGGAATCAAACGTTACGAGACTGCGTTCAGCATACTGAACAAATTGCGTGCCGCAATGGTTCGGCCAAGACGTGATTCTATTGGAGGTAAATGGCCAGTTGAAGTGGATGAGACGTTCGTCGGTGGTGCCACAAATTGCTGCGAGGGTGGATTCACCGACCTACGCGGGGCGCTATTACAAGGGTGCGTGGAAACATCCTGGAGATCGACGCGGTTGAATAAGCGTGTGTGCAATATCCGGATAGGCATGATATATTCAACACCGCGTCATCCACCTCCAGCCGCAGCACCCGGCCCATGACCAGCACATACTGGGTTTCTTCGTAAAGTTTGAACAGTATCCGGCAGTGGCTGAAAACCTATCCGGATGTTGGATATGAGATCAGTGAAATGGGGGATTTTTTCCGCATAGTGGGGTTATGTGTGGAAACGCCCAACGCAGAAGACGGATGAAAAGACAAGCAGGCGGGTATATTCTTTGACAGAAATTGTCTAAATTTAAAATGTGCCGCCGAACCGCTTCACTCCGACGTCCGAATTTATCGTCCCGTACCTTCAAAAACCGCTCTTTGAATTTTTGCATTCCATTTTATTTTTTGGCCAAGATCATTGATTATAATAAATTTCGACAGTGCCCGTTTCGATTCAGGCCCCCATATGCCGTCTATTTTACCATCGTATAATTTTAATTCGGAAAGACGATGCTGAACAAGCTTTGCATCGGTTGATTGCCTTAAGTCGAGCGGCACCCATACATTTTCCAGTACACCGGATGATCCTTTCTGAGTTTGGCTTTCTTCGATATTAGACTGGTTGATCGTTTGTTTTACCTGGGTAATAGCTAATGAATCATGCCTTACGGACAAATTGAATGCATGCGTGGCAATCATTGCGCCGTTATCGGCATTGAGCATCTTCACGTTGATGATTGCCGTTGAACCATTGATGGCATAAGTCCCCACAATGACCGCCTGCGCCGACTGAGCATTGGACAGCTGGAGCAGATCTCTGCTCAGTGCGAATTCTCCGGTATCGTTGACAACGATATTTTCTTTTCGTAATTTTAATTCGATCAATTTAAAACCATGCTGAGCCAAACGGGTTGCAAACAAGTCACTAACCAAACGGCCGAACGAAGATGCTTCTTGGAGATTGTTAAAGTCTACAAAGCTGGTTATAATAATCGGTTTTGTTCGGTTCAAAGAGTATAAGATGTTGTTTTCAAGCGTGTCGGCAGCACGATAAACATCTGAAATGAAATGTTTGTCCGGTGCCGGGCGGTAGTACGAGGATCCGCTGGATGCTAACAACGGGTTGACTGCAAATACCGCTGAGAAGAGGCTCATGCCAAATATGATCGATAAAAACTTAATTCGGGTTTTTTTCATATCGTTTCTCCATCCTATTGATTTACAATGTGGTATATTTTTGTTGAACTATTCGGTTGTGCACTATCGATTGAACTATTCGGTTGTGCGCTATCGATTCGATAATGCCAGCTTTCTAAATCGTTAATATAATATGACGATGAATGTCTGAATATGTATCTGTTGCCGTCCAGTAAGGAAACCGTAAAGAGAATTTCATTTTTAGGCAGCTCGAGCGTGTAGGCACCTGCTTCGGTATACAATTCGGCGCTTTTGACCTCATGTTCGGGTGACTCCCAATAATAATTGTTGTAATATTCTGGATGGCTGCGATATTCATGCCGATTGTGGTAGTAAGTTCGATGATAGCGGGATGGACCAGAAAGCGGGGTATCCCGTTTAACGTAAAAGCCGGGCGCCAGGGATTTAAAGACACCCTGACGGGTTTTAATGATTCGTCTTGTATGTTCGATAACCTGTAGATCGTAATTCAAAACAAGATCTGCATGTTCATTGTTTGATACGCAAATACCAAGTTTTACAAATTCGGTAATCAGTAAATCATGTAATGCTTTCTTAAATACGGTTGCTCCCGATGGTGAGACATAAATTGTTTTGCTGGCTTCACAAATATTGTAATTCTGGGTTTTGGCATGCACTTGCTCGGCGACATCACGGGCCAGAAGCATCCAGTGCTCGGCGGCTTGCATTTGGCGCTGGGTAGTCAGTCGATAATATGCCGGAATCGGTGCTTGGGACGTTACCGGTGTTTCCGCGTGAATTGAGCACCCAACAAAAATCGGCAGTAAACAAATCAAAATTAATAATCGGCGCATTTTTCTCTCCCCTGTCTCCAAGAAATTATTATAAAATACCATATTTTATTTTGCATCTTAGATGTGCTTGAAAAGTAGTATCGTCGATTGATCAAATAACTTTAGTGGTTTGTAGTTGGTATACGTGTAGGAAGCGAGTAACAAACGTCCATTAAATCCCATCTTCACAAGCCATGAAAACTTTGTCATGATGAACCAAAAGCATGGGGGGGGATTGTGAAAGGCTGGGGTAAATCGTAAATAAGTGACAAAAAGGAGGCGATGTCAATCGAAGTGGTCAGCGCATCTTTGTCGACATTTATCGGCAAAAGCACCTGGTAATCTTCCGCGGTCCTGGCCAACGGTAGTTTGGCAAACAGGTACAGGCATAGGGTTCAAATCCATTACACCTTGGTGGTGTTGAAGAAGGTGGCGCTGACATCGGCTCCTCGGGGTGCGCCGGAGAACAACCAGTTCTTTCTCCTCATTACAAAGGGGCGAATGGCGTCTTTGGCAGCATTGTTATCGAGCTTCAGATGGTTTTGGGAAAGCTGGTCATAGCCTCCTGTAAATAGCCGATTTTCATGTTTTGGGAAGAGATGATCT
This window harbors:
- a CDS encoding IS66 family transposase; amino-acid sequence: MGSRLIDIHLGGCLKKQKVDHLFPKHENRLFTGGYDQLSQNHLKLDNNAAKDAIRPFVMRRKNWLFSGAPRGADVSATFFNTTKV
- a CDS encoding FlgO family outer membrane protein, coding for MKKTRIKFLSIIFGMSLFSAVFAVNPLLASSGSSYYRPAPDKHFISDVYRAADTLENNILYSLNRTKPIIITSFVDFNNLQEASSFGRLVSDLFATRLAQHGFKLIELKLRKENIVVNDTGEFALSRDLLQLSNAQSAQAVIVGTYAINGSTAIINVKMLNADNGAMIATHAFNLSVRHDSLAITQVKQTINQSNIEESQTQKGSSGVLENVWVPLDLRQSTDAKLVQHRLSELKLYDGKIDGIWGPESKRALSKFIIINDLGQKIKWNAKIQRAVFEGTGR